A window of the Lepus europaeus isolate LE1 chromosome 5, mLepTim1.pri, whole genome shotgun sequence genome harbors these coding sequences:
- the ADAM30 gene encoding disintegrin and metalloproteinase domain-containing protein 30, with the protein MRSAPTLLSQGRSLRVLVLATLLIDSLGDDLIFLPEWGFDSYEITIPKKLSFRAGKQGAASPLSYLLRLKGKKHVLHLWPKQLLIPPHLRVFSFTEVGELVEDQPYMPRDCAYLGSVEESEDSDATLITCMGGLRGVLNIDAQQYQMEPLKDAHHFEHVVYLLKREQSSNQTCGLTDDVVEQQMRRHRTKDALRDYSESYKHQKYLELVMVFDQGRYKFVNSNLSQVISDAILLTAIMDTYFQEINVRITLKALEVWTDFNKVYLDYPTLSEVLSRFLVYRRTDLYPRLPSDWTHLYVHRKYSDALAWSWGKVCSKIGAGSVSTFLDENVLGPATWTTHEVGHALGMQHDEEYCQCKGRRSCIMGTGRTGFSNCSYIFYIKFISLGANCLNNIPGLGYVIKRCGNKILEDHEECDCGSKEECRKDLCCEPNCKLKHGANCSIGLCCHACGFRPSGYVCRQEDNECDLAEYCNGTSSFCPNDTYKQDGTPCKYHGLCFRKGCRSRFMQCQSIFGPDAKEAPDQCYEAVNLQGNQYGNCAIIGVSSYRKCDKENSICGRLQCINVKSIPDLPEHTTLISTYLQQENLMCWGTGYHLSMEPLGIPDLGVINDGTSCGEDRVCFNRTCVNSSILKFDCLPEKCNGRGVCNNNKNCHCMYGWAPPFCEEMGNGGSIDSGSPRRTRNDVSAPVEVVSLMMLRVILFAGSVVAVFFRQVLIKCFTPNLETPISKKHKGKNIRKSTKKKPNDPQSFDR; encoded by the coding sequence ATGAGGTCCGCGCCGACCCTGCTCTCCCAAGGCCGCTCGCTCCGGGTGCTGGTTCTGGCCACGCTCCTTATTGACTCGCTTGGTGACGACTTAATTTTTCTCCCCGAATGGGGCTTTGACTCCTATGAAATCACCATCCCCAAGAAGTTGAGCTtccgggcagggaagcagggtgCAGCCAGTCCCTTGTCCTACCTCCTGCGATTAAAAGGCAAGAAGCacgtcctccacctgtggcccaaGCAGCTTCTCATTCCACCGCATCTGCGCGTCTTCTCCTTCACAGAAGTGGGAGAGCTGGTGGAGGACCAGCCGTATATGCCCAGGGACTGCGCCTACCTGGGCTCCGTGGAAGAGTCTGAGGATTCTGATGCCACCCTAATTACCTGCATGGGAGGTCTGCGAGGCGTGCTGAACATTGATGCGCAGCAGTACCAGATGGAGCCCCTCAAGGACGCTCACCATTTCGAACACGTCGTGTACCTCCTCAAGAGGGAGCAATCCAGCAACCAGACCTGTGGCTTGACGGATGACGTCGTAGAACAGCAGATGCGGAGGCACAGGACTAAGGATGCACTCAGGGACTATTCTGAATCCTACAAACACCAGAAGTATTTGGAGTTGGTCATGGTCTTTGATCAGGGTAGATATAAATTTGTGAACAGTAATCTTTCTCAAGTCATAAGTGATGCCATTCTTTTGACTGCAATTATGGACACTTACTTTCAAGAAATCAATGTGAGAATAACGCTGAAAGCTCTTGAGGTATGGACAGATTTTAACAAAGTGTATCTTGACTATCCCACTTTATCCGAAGTTTTAAGCAGATTTTTGGTGTATAGAAGAACCGATCTATATCCTCGACTTCCTTCAGATTGGACACATTTGTATGTCCACAGGAAGTACAGTGATGCTCTTGCTTGGTCCTGGGGGAAAGTGTGTTCTAAAATTGGCGCCGGATCAGTAAGTACCTTTCTAGATGAGAATGTCCTTGGACCTGCCACCTGGACTACCCACGAAGTGGGCCATGCTTTGGGAATGCAGCATGATGAAGAATATTGCCAATGCAAGGGTAGACGTAGTTGCATCATGGGGACAGGGCGTACTGGGTTTAGTAATTGTAGTTACATCTTTTATATTAAATTCATATCTCTTGGCGCAAATTGTCTAAATAATATCCCAGGACTAGGTTATGTGATTAAGAGATGTGGAAACAAAATTCTGGAAGACCATGAGGAGTGTGATTGTGGTTCAAAAGAGGAATGTCGAAAAGATCTGTGCTGTGAACCAAATTGTAAATTGAAACATGGTGCCAACTGTAGCATTGGTCTTTGCTGTCACGCCTGTGGGTTTCGTCCATCTGGATATGTGTGTAGGCAGGAAGATAATGAATGTGATCTTGCAGAGTACTGCAATGGAACCTCAAGTTTCTGTCCAAATGACACTTACAAGCAGGATGGAACCCCTTGCAAATACCATGGCCTCTGTTTCAGAAAGGGGTGCCGGTCCAGATTCATGCAGTGCCAAAGCATTTTTGGGCCTGACGCCAAGGAGGCTCCTGATCAGTGCTACGAAGCAGTTAATTTACAGGGAAATCAATATGGTAACTGTGCAATTATAGGAGTTAGTAGCTATAGAAAGTGTGATAAGGAAAACTCCATATGTGGCAGGCTACAGTGCATAAACGTAAAAAGCATTCCTGATTTGCCTGAACACACAACTTTAATTTCCACTTATCTGCAGCAAGAAAACCTCATGTGCTGGGGCACGGGCTATCACCTATCCATGGAACCCTTGGGGATACCTGACCTGGGAGTGATAAACGATGGCACCTCCTGTGGGGAGGACCGGGTGTGCTTTAACAGAACTTGTGTCAATAGCTCGATCTTGAAGTTTGACTGTTTGCCTGAGAAGTGCAATGGCCGGGGTGTTTGTAACAATAATAAAAACTGCCACTGCATGTATGGCTGGGCTCCTCCATTCTGTGAGGAGATGGGGAATGGAGGGAGCATTGACAGTGGGTCCCCAAGACGGACCAGAAATGATGTGTCTGCACCCGTTGAGGTTGTGTCCCTGATGATGTTGCGTGTGATTTTATTTGCTGGCTCAGTGGTTGCTGTATTTTTCAGGCAAGTGTTAATAAAATGCTTTACACCCAACCTGGAAACACCAATAAGTAAAAAACACAAGGGAAAGAATATCAGGAAAtccacaaaaaagaaaccaaatgatCCACAGTCGTTTGATAGATAA